Below is a genomic region from Salvelinus fontinalis isolate EN_2023a chromosome 38, ASM2944872v1, whole genome shotgun sequence.
AACTGTAGTTCACACCTCTCCTCCTGAGGTGAAAGTTTAGCCCCAGTTGGGATGTCCTGGGCCGCCGATGGAACCGACCTGACCAGCCAGTCAGCGCTCTCAGAGATTCCGTCAACTTCCTCTTTCAGTTccactctcctcttcccctcaggCATGGAGGTCCCACAGGTCTCTTCACCTTTATCGCTCTCTCCAGAACCCTTAGTTTTCTGCTCAGGCATCTTCTTCATAGACTCCAACAGCTCCAGATTCCCCAGGAAGAGGTCACCCAGGGTATCCTCCTCATCCCCAGATATGCAGCACAGCTGCTCCAGTTTCTCAAAATCTTCCAGAGGCTCCTCGTCCAAATCCTTCCACTCAGAGATCAACAGCTCTGGGATGGTGTTGAGGGGACTCTGGGGGAATGACGGgagtgtggtggaggtggtggttgtGTTTTTCTGGGACAGGTTATTTCTGTCATCCTCGGACATGTTTGATGTAAGGCGGCTCTGGTTCTGGCTGTCACCTGAGAATAATGGAAGTGTTGGATGTACAGGTGAAAGGTCGATGTTTGCAGAGATCCCTCTGCTGTGGGTTGTGGTGGGTGGTAAGGGGGGCGGCTCTGGGATATCAGTGTGAGGAGGGGGGGGCATTGTAGGGTCTCTCTCAGCACTGGTAATGAAATCTGAGCCTAAATAATCAAGGTTTATAAGACCGCTATCGTCGTCTATTTCTATGACAGAAGGTGGGGGACTAGGAAAAGAATCATCTAAACTCTGCAACCTGTCTTCTTGCATATCAATATCTGTACTAGGAGGAGGGCTGGGAAAGTCTACAGAACTGAACTGAAAGTTGTCTCCTTGTGAACCATACAGATCTGTACAAGAGGCTATATCCTCCAAGTCATTATCATTGGGATAAGACACCGGGTCACATAGAAGAGATATGTCTCTCAAATCCTCACCTGTGTTTACAATGTCTACTCCCCCTTCTCTGTCCTCACCCACAAGCTGGCGAGTAGAGTCAGCTTCTTCAATGCTTATGCTTGGCTCAATATGTTGTAATCCTGACAAATCTACCTGTGGTACTCCAGTGAGGCAGATAGATACACCCAAATATATACTCTTTACTGTGGGAGCAAGATGGTTGTCTAATTCAAAGTCCTGTTCTTTTTCTATGTTATTTTCAGCCATTGCCCCTTCTTCCATTTGGACTTCACTGAGATGATTCAACCTGTTGAAGTTCTGATTTCCCTCATCTTGAGCAATGTTTCCATCCAAGTCGTTTAGAAGAGATGCAGTTTGACTTTCACTGTCTCCACCCGTCTCAGTGAGTGACCTGAACTGCCTCCCTCTTGCAAAGGTCTCATGCTCTGGGATTTCTCGGTTTTCCACCTCAACCACTAGCTGATCACCTTCAACATTCTGCTCATCATTATCGTCAAACCTATCTGGATTTTCTATATTTTCCTCTTGCTGTACATCAAGTGCCTGGGATAGTTGGCTGTCAATGCTACTGGAGAGAGCCTGTTTCTGGGACAACTCTCCCTTTATTTCCAGGTAGGCTACCCGTCCCTGCCTCTCGTCATTAGAAGTATCTTCACTATCTTGGAGGACGGCTGAATGAGGCTCACTCCCCGCCAGTTCATCGTTCTCAGCCTCCCAGAATTCCCGGCCTACCACCagctgctccctctcctcccaggtCTTTCCGAACGCTGAGAAGAATTCCAATCCGAGTTCAGCTTCCTGGTTTCTGTTCTCCGGCGAGGCCCACTGGTCGTTCTCCGATGGCCACAGGTGCAGGTCTCCCTGCTGGAAACGGTGACAGTCGAACTCGCCCCtcaccactcctccccctctcccctccccctcctccagagTGTTCCACAGCTCTTTAGCCTTCATCTCCAGATCCTCAGGCGACTCCCTGTCCACAGTCTCAGCAGACCCATCCCTGCTCAAAGACCCACTCTGGCTCCCCGTCACTGGTCCTCTTTGAGGAGATTTCTCCTTCATGGCGTTACACAGCTCTCCAGCAGCaagctgtttctctgtctctgattTGGCCTTGGCCCTCTCGTCTTCGCTTTCCTCTGAGTAACACAAGTTTCTCAGGCCAAGCTCATTGGCGTCGGTGTGTTGAATCTCCAGACCTTGCCCATCTTTTCTTTCAGACCCCTCAGTGACCCCCTCGACCCAGAAAGAAGAGGCCAGTTTGCTCTCTTCGTCATTGGTGCTCTCTCCGTCGTTGGGATCCAGTACTACTGGAATATCTTCACTGAGTTTGACCTCGCTGGTTTGAATACCGTAGAACCTAGATAGCCTGGATTCTCTGTTATCATGGTCGCCATGTAACGCTGTCACTGGATCCGTAGTGTCTTTCATGGAATTATAATTTTCTCTCTCTTCAATACCTGGAAGTTCTTCATTCTCAAGTTTGTTATCCTTTGTCTGAATGGCAGATATTAATTTCAAACAATCTGTCTTAGTGGTACTATTAGAAGGCAATGTCAAGTCTTTGTCTGTGGAGTCATGGAATCTAAAATCATTCGACTCCACATGAGAAATCACACCTTCTGTGTAATGATTACAAATTTGAGTTCCATCATTGTAAGAGAACTCTTTGAGAGGTGCATCATCTAAATTAGAGAACAGCTTAGCTATAAACTCATTGTTCTCCTTGGTCTGTGAGTTATCAGACAGTAGTCCCGGATGGACTAGGCCTTTTTCATCTGACTCTCCACTCTCATTGTGGAACATTCCAGAATCTTCTCTCTGTTCTGATTCTAACCCTGTTTTATGTTCTACTTCTTTCAGACTGAGGTCGTTCTCCTGAATACTTGACATGTCTTTATATCCATCATCACTGTTTTGAGAGATATCCTTCACTGTCTCCTTTTCCCTCTCAATGTCAATTCCCTTATTTGAAATCCTCTTCAAGGGACTCTTTCCCCCGGTTTCTCCCTCATCCTCTAATTCTGTCTTCTCTTCTATTCCTGTCAGCgtccccctctctccgcctcgtCCGCTGCCGGGTCTGGTCACGCTCAGTCCATCACTGCCCTTCCTGCTAAGCCCCTCCCCTTCCCAGTCACTGTCAGAGAAGTAGGCGGAGTCTCTGTGGGGGGTTTCTGTCCCCAGCACCCTCCAACCACCTGGTCCTTCACCTCCAACATACGGGTCACCTGGGGTCAGACAGTCGGCTGAACTGGGGGTCAAAGATGAAAGGAATGAGTCTGAGGGGgtcatggtggagagagagaggtcagaggatgggtcccagtctggggtgGTGGGAACGGCTGCAGGGCTCTTTTGACTTGGGTCTGACCTTCCTTCTTGGTTGATATGTGAATTCTGTTTGTTGATTTGTAAATAGCTTTCAACATTTGGGTTATGTGACTGAGAAGTAGAACAATGTGATGTGTCGTTCTTCATTTGACTGTCACAACCTTTTGAACTCTCTGACCCTTCTTCCTTGTGATCTTTAGATTCAATTTGACATGCTCTATCTGTTTCTGATGTCTCTGTTGTTAAGTCATGTAAAATGTCATCAACAACTTCCTGCTTCTGACATCCTTGCCCTGTATCTCTGACCTCAGCATCACCTTTCATTCTCTCACAATTCCTTTCCCCAACATTACTCTGACCCCTGCTCTCTTTCTCATCTACAGAAATAGATGACTCATCATCACAGGGTTTCTTTTCAGATTCTTCCACTTCTCCGGTAAAACTGTCTTGAGATAAAGACTGAACTTGAGCTTGTCTTGAGAGCTCGACcctttctctgactctctgtgtttctcttacAGGTAAGGCTGGACCTTCTGAAACGTCCTCCTCTGTTTTTGTACTGGGGAATGTTTGGTAAAGGAGGAGGCCATTTTTTGGCATTATCTCTGAGAACACAAAGTCACCAGGCTGGGGCTGAGAGTCTGGGTGAGAGTTGGTGTCAGCGGTGGGATCTGTGAGTGAGCTGGGTGAGTCCTTgatgcaggttgtgtgtgtgggacagTCCTCTTCCTGTTTGACAAACTGTTTATTTGATCCTATTTGCAGTACTGGGATCTCAGGCCGTATAGTGACCTTTATCTCACTCTTTTTTGCCCGTTTAGTCACTTGGGCGTAAATGGCCTCCGGTGCTACATCGTCTTTGCCTCTGTTTGATGTACGTATGGAACTCTCTGATTGGAAACGGATGGTCTGAGAGGAGTCAGGATCTATGCATATTGACTCGTATTCTGGTGACATTGGAGTGGGTGACTGAGACAAGTCCTCGCAATGCTTGTTGGAGGCGGTTGCATTTTGTCTGGATATGATCTCCGTCAAAAAGGTCTCTGCTGATTGGATCTCCTTCAGGAACTCCTCTCTGGTCATCTGTcccttctctgtctccttctccgtCTCCTGTGACTCCGACTCCTGCATCCCCACTGTGATTTCGGAGAGGAGGGATCGGGATCTCCTCATGCCCCTGGAGTATGCCTCCTCGGCCTCAGCATAAGACGGGAGGCCGGGGGCGCAGGTGTAGGTGTAGAGACGCGATTGGGAGCCAGGAGGGTGGAGGAACTTCACCGGATCTCTCTCCATGCCTGCAGCCATCCTTCCTGTGTTTGTGATCTCAGTGAGGAATAGATCTCTCTGGGTGGAGCCTTTCCTCACCCTCTCCACCTCTGTCCCcatctgtgtgtttctgtctggccCCAATGTCTGTTCTGCAGAGCCCAGCTCTGTGACCAGCGACCGGGACCGACGCATCCCCCCTCTCAAGGGCTGGAGGAAGTTCCCTGACCTCTCCCCATCCCTTTTCTTCTcccgctctgtctctccctcccatgAGGTCCTCCCCTCCTTGGACTTGGCATCATTTGACTCTGACACACTAGAGATCTCAGTCAGAAACAGGTGCATGGGGGATATCTTGGCGTCGGTTACGCTATCCGCCTGCAGTTCCGCGTCCTCCCTCCAGATGGCAGGCAGGATGGTGGCGAGGCGCGACTGGGTCCTCTTCATACCCCTGGAGAAGAGCTCGGCTGTGGCCGGATCCGCATCCTCTGACAAACTAGAAGTCGGGACGGTTGTCCCTCCCCCACTGGGTTTCTCAGGGGACATAAAGGGGGAGTCATCCTCATCTGAATAGGTGGGACTGGAGGATGAGTGCCTCTCAATTCTGGGGACCCCGGACTCGGAGTGGGAGATGTTGTGGTAAACAGGGCGAAATACGTTCTGGCGTCGTATTGGAGAGTCAAAGTCTTTTGAGCGGAAATGGGATGTTCCCTTTGTGTTGTGCAAGGATGCTGTGCGCCGTACACCA
It encodes:
- the LOC129837868 gene encoding uncharacterized protein LOC129837868 isoform X4, with translation MRRHCWVIVLAGMLSYFNPERALGAPQREDGSLLTNGQVEEFDNAEGEECSGGSSPAQEDSLSSCPSLPEVYTLPLRDRANCPALQDDSDSKSKYFRRHTLNYLQEIGNGWFGKVILAEVLCDCSSSQAVVKELRVSASPLEQRKFLAESEPYRSLQHPNILQCLGQCNESIPFLLVMEFCQLGDLKRYLRAQRKSDGMTPDLLTREMLTLQRMALEITSGLLHLHENNYIHSDLALRNCLLTSDLTVRIGDYGLSHNHYKDDYYLTSDKLWIPLRWIAPELLEEYRGSLIVTDQTKTSNLWSLGVVIWELFEFGSQPHRHLSDEEVLTFVIRERQITLAQPRLKLSHADYWYEIMQSCWLPPSQRPSIAEVFLLLSSLLAAERGMSRRSVGEEDEDEEYEEGRGRRGESDESFERRWDSLRPPAFQAAASERQREREYGRDDRGNSYPLLEAVGNCITPSSTELDDILTVTETSKGLNFEYFWEKAHVRRGYQSLPPPQPIPTVNPSHRQSLDTPTVVPVISARSPSLASEYFIRLEEHTPQDKSPSLKAKAHSFRSDSLCPGDLELVEIRSGMLGKERAPYSSDEEYTGRGGKSIQTVRSSEVQLRVPNTGVAEFKDTSSRVTDFSVVDLGDDEEEEGGEGDSRSSTGSQAPVLPPKPRSMSTSSGNHLHSRPLPAPPLGYHRVGLGLGHYSMSGKIETMDPLMGSCLPSSYDHLGFYRPRQTMPPSPSLSPSLPQFSHPIYPTPQTCPPPLPPHYKPQRGLYYSYGVGSYSRYSKPQMYSQRDPLSCDYSDQQGGVRRTASLHNTKGTSHFRSKDFDSPIRRQNVFRPVYHNISHSESGVPRIERHSSSSPTYSDEDDSPFMSPEKPSGGGTTVPTSSLSEDADPATAELFSRGMKRTQSRLATILPAIWREDAELQADSVTDAKISPMHLFLTEISSVSESNDAKSKEGRTSWEGETEREKKRDGERSGNFLQPLRGGMRRSRSLVTELGSAEQTLGPDRNTQMGTEVERVRKGSTQRDLFLTEITNTGRMAAGMERDPVKFLHPPGSQSRLYTYTCAPGLPSYAEAEEAYSRGMRRSRSLLSEITVGMQESESQETEKETEKGQMTREEFLKEIQSAETFLTEIISRQNATASNKHCEDLSQSPTPMSPEYESICIDPDSSQTIRFQSESSIRTSNRGKDDVAPEAIYAQVTKRAKKSEIKVTIRPEIPVLQIGSNKQFVKQEEDCPTHTTCIKDSPSSLTDPTADTNSHPDSQPQPGDFVFSEIMPKNGLLLYQTFPSTKTEEDVSEGPALPVRETQRVRERVELSRQAQVQSLSQDSFTGEVEESEKKPCDDESSISVDEKESRGQSNVGERNCERMKGDAEVRDTGQGCQKQEVVDDILHDLTTETSETDRACQIESKDHKEEGSESSKGCDSQMKNDTSHCSTSQSHNPNVESYLQINKQNSHINQEGRSDPSQKSPAAVPTTPDWDPSSDLSLSTMTPSDSFLSSLTPSSADCLTPGDPYVGGEGPGGWRVLGTETPHRDSAYFSDSDWEGEGLSRKGSDGLSVTRPGSGRGGERGTLTGIEEKTELEDEGETGGKSPLKRISNKGIDIEREKETVKDISQNSDDGYKDMSSIQENDLSLKEVEHKTGLESEQREDSGMFHNESGESDEKGLVHPGLLSDNSQTKENNEFIAKLFSNLDDAPLKEFSYNDGTQICNHYTEGVISHVESNDFRFHDSTDKDLTLPSNSTTKTDCLKLISAIQTKDNKLENEELPGIEERENYNSMKDTTDPVTALHGDHDNRESRLSRFYGIQTSEVKLSEDIPVVLDPNDGESTNDEESKLASSFWVEGVTEGSERKDGQGLEIQHTDANELGLRNLCYSEESEDERAKAKSETEKQLAAGELCNAMKEKSPQRGPVTGSQSGSLSRDGSAETVDRESPEDLEMKAKELWNTLEEGEGRGGGVVRGEFDCHRFQQGDLHLWPSENDQWASPENRNQEAELGLEFFSAFGKTWEEREQLVVGREFWEAENDELAGSEPHSAVLQDSEDTSNDERQGRVAYLEIKGELSQKQALSSSIDSQLSQALDVQQEENIENPDRFDDNDEQNVEGDQLVVEVENREIPEHETFARGRQFRSLTETGGDSESQTASLLNDLDGNIAQDEGNQNFNRLNHLSEVQMEEGAMAENNIEKEQDFELDNHLAPTVKSIYLGVSICLTGVPQVDLSGLQHIEPSISIEEADSTRQLVGEDREGGVDIVNTGEDLRDISLLCDPVSYPNDNDLEDIASCTDLYGSQGDNFQFSSVDFPSPPPSTDIDMQEDRLQSLDDSFPSPPPSVIEIDDDSGLINLDYLGSDFITSAERDPTMPPPPHTDIPEPPPLPPTTTHSRGISANIDLSPVHPTLPLFSGDSQNQSRLTSNMSEDDRNNLSQKNTTTTSTTLPSFPQSPLNTIPELLISEWKDLDEEPLEDFEKLEQLCCISGDEEDTLGDLFLGNLELLESMKKMPEQKTKGSGESDKGEETCGTSMPEGKRRVELKEEVDGISESADWLVRSVPSAAQDIPTGAKLSPQEERCELQFPSALSPCHSPDSKDQRSLSKMPTKNGLMMQVCEERLQFSLCENVKTNVLRGATVSDSVILRPWGDQPLDGGGDTVSVKDVGSEEEPDTEPNSEPQSESDETDSEPLTVIQQPEVTPPQSVANQAMKAKLARLSLSLPPLPLALPLSSSPKRGFREGGLHRDRSGRRRGASPGSDPDEDEEEEQEDEGSRRVIVVTETDVGKRVGLRSLLKSPREPIDKEKDRGRNVSFFDDITVYLFDQETPTSELSSSAHTSPAPAPNKSTKFDLHGANSKGKDSKRKGDLSVKPRSPVGANPVTSSRFTVSPADDPHLV